The Lysinibacillus timonensis nucleotide sequence AGAACAGATGGATCGGTGGCTGCTTGGTAATGGAAAAAACGATAGATAAAAATAATAAGGTGCATGAAAAGGGTCGAGTTAAAGGAACCAAAGTATTTGAGATATTTATGGCATTTTTTCGAGTAGGTATGCTTGGCTTTGGTGGTGGGCCTGCTTCGATTCCTTTAGTTCAAAAGGAAGTAGTTGAACGTTACGGTTGGATGACTTTAGAGGAGTTTGGTGACACAATTGCATTAGCCAATACGATGCCTGGGCCAATTGCAACAAAATTAGCTGGGTATATCGGTTACAGAGTTGGTGGCATTATAGGATGTATTAATGCCATTATCGCATCAGTTGTTCCAACAGTGTTGTTGATGATTGCATTGTTAACTGTATTAAATACGTATAAGGATATACCGTGGGTTCAAAGTATGTCCAACGCAGTTGTACCTGTGGTAGCTGTCATGTTAGCGGTGTTAACATGGAGTTTTGTTAAACAATCAAAGAATTCTATGGGTTGGATAAAAGCAATATTACTTATTGGAGTATCCATCATTCTTTTAGAAGTTTTAGGAGTTCATCCTGCAATTCTTATAGCAGTTTTAATTATTGCTGTTTTTGTACCTTATAAGAAAAAGGGTGGTGAATAGATGATCTATTGGGAACTCTTTTTAGCATTCCTTATTCCAGGTATTTTAGGGTACGGTGGTGGTCCTGGCGTGATTCCTTTAATTGAAAAGGAAGTGGTCGACAACTACGGATGGTTGAGTACTCAGGAATTTAGTGAAGTACTTGCATTGGGAAATGCACTTCCAGGGCCGATAGCGACCAAAATGGCGGGTTATATAGGATATATAGAAGGTGGAATTGTAGGGTCAGTGATTGCGTTATTTGCAATTGTTGCCCCAACACTCCTATTAATCATCGGTATGATGGCCATTTTGATGCGTTACAAAGATTCGCCACAAGTGAAAAACATATCTACAATAGTAAAGCCTGTAATAGCTGTGCTCATTGGGGCAATGACTTTACAATTCGTCTTAGAATCTAGATTGTTATTGGGTAGTCTTCAAACGATTATCATCATGGTACTTGCATTCTTACTACTTGAAAAGTGGAAAGTGCATCCGGTATTTGTGATTGGTTTGGCGTTAATTTATGGTGGATTGACTGGAATCTGGATAAATTAATTTAACTGTTGGTTTGCAAATAGACATGTCTAATTAAACTATAATACTCCTTTTAAAAAAACCTTTCATTGTAGAAGGGTTTTTGCTGCTTTTTGGAAATATTTGATTTTTATCTGGTAC carries:
- a CDS encoding chromate transporter, which encodes MAFFRVGMLGFGGGPASIPLVQKEVVERYGWMTLEEFGDTIALANTMPGPIATKLAGYIGYRVGGIIGCINAIIASVVPTVLLMIALLTVLNTYKDIPWVQSMSNAVVPVVAVMLAVLTWSFVKQSKNSMGWIKAILLIGVSIILLEVLGVHPAILIAVLIIAVFVPYKKKGGE
- a CDS encoding chromate transporter — its product is MIYWELFLAFLIPGILGYGGGPGVIPLIEKEVVDNYGWLSTQEFSEVLALGNALPGPIATKMAGYIGYIEGGIVGSVIALFAIVAPTLLLIIGMMAILMRYKDSPQVKNISTIVKPVIAVLIGAMTLQFVLESRLLLGSLQTIIIMVLAFLLLEKWKVHPVFVIGLALIYGGLTGIWIN